A portion of the Zymoseptoria tritici IPO323 chromosome 8, whole genome shotgun sequence genome contains these proteins:
- the MgENG2 gene encoding putative endo-beta-1,3-glucanase (Endo-Beta-1,3-Glucanase (Laminarinase-like)), which translates to MLTLTTLFLLAPLALASAPSITNTQWKKTLFLDDFTGSANTLPSSSNWILQTGTQYSGGPSQWGTGEVETYTTSTANVRQAGNGSLLIIPQKSSSGQWTSARIETRANNFAAPVGGKLRIEARIKLPSVTTTNGQGYWPAFWALGGDFRSNRQSWPGVGEIDIMENVNAQTGATNALHCGTNPGGPCNEPNGLGAATSCQGSSCLGNFHIYEIVIDRTVSPERLNFWVDRVLHRTLTQSQLGATTWKNTIQKGFYVILNVAIGGSFPNAVAGRGTPNSSTVGGRAMEVDYVAVWST; encoded by the exons ATGctcaccctcaccaccctcttcctcctcgcccccCTCGCCCTCGCATCCGCCCCCTCCATAACCAACACGCAATGGAAAAAAACCCTCTTCCTAGACGACTTCACCGGCAGCGCCaacaccctcccctcctcctccaactggATCCTCCAAACCGGCACCCAATACTCCGGCGGTCCCTCCCAATGGGGCACCGGCGAAGTAGAAACCtacaccacctccaccgccaacgTGCGTCAAGCCGGCAACGGAtctctcctcatcatcccGCAAAAGTCCTCGAGCGGACAATGGACGTCCGCCAGAATCGAAACCCGAGCGAATAACTTCGCCGCTCCCGTGGGTGGGAAACTGAGAATCGAAGCGAGGATTAAATTGCCGTCCGTCACGACGACGAATGGACAGGGATATTGGCCGGCGTTTTGGGCGCTGGGAGGGGACTTTCGGAGTAATCGACAGAGCTGGCCGGGGGTGGGGGAGATTGATATCATGGAGAATGTGAACGCTCAAACCGGCGCGACGAATGCGTTGCATTGC GGCACCAATCCCGGCGGTCCCTGTAATGAACCGAACGGCCTCGGCGCCGCCACCTCCTGCCAGGGCTCCAGCTGTCTCGGAAACTTCCACATCTACGAGATAGTAATCGACCGCACCGTCTCCCCCGAACGGCTGAATTTCTGGGTCGATCGTGTCCTCCATCGCACCCTAACGCAGTCGCAATTGGGCGCCACGACGTGGAAGAATACGATTCAAAAGGGGTTCTATGTCATTTTGAACGTGGCGATTGGAGGGAGTTTTCCGAATGCCGTTGCGGGGAGGGGGACGCCGAATTCGAGCACGGTGGGAGGGAGGGCGATGGAGGTGGATTATGTTGCTGTTTGGTCGACGTAG